A region of Marmota flaviventris isolate mMarFla1 chromosome 11, mMarFla1.hap1, whole genome shotgun sequence DNA encodes the following proteins:
- the Twist2 gene encoding twist-related protein 2, which yields MEEGSSSPVSPVDSLGTSEEELERQPKRFGRKRRYSKKSSEDGSPTPGKRGKKGSPSAQSFEELQSQRILANVRERQRTQSLNEAFAALRKIIPTLPSDKLSKIQTLKLAARYIDFLYQVLQSDEMDNKMTSCSYVAHERLSYAFSVWRMEGAWSMSASH from the coding sequence ATGGAGGAGGGCTCCAGCTCGCCCGTGTCCCCCGTGGACAGCTTGGGCACCAGCGAGGAGGAGCTCGAGCGGCAGCCAAAGCGCTTCGGCCGGAAGCGGCGCTACAGCAAGAAGTCAAGCGAAGATGGCAGCCCGACCCCGGGCAAGCGCGGCAAGAAGGGCAGCCCGAGCGCGCAGTCCTTCGAGGAGCTCCAGAGCCAGCGCATCCTGGCCAACGTGCGCGAGCGCCAGCGCACCCAGTCGCTCAATGAGGCCTTCGCTGCACTACGCAAGATCATCCCCACGCTGCCCTCGGACAAGCTCAGCAAGATCCAGACGCTCAAGCTGGCCGCCAGGTACATAGACTTCCTCTACCAGGTCCTGCAGAGCGACGAGATGGACAATAAGATGACCAGCTGCAGCTACGTGGCCCACGAGCGCCTCAGCTACGCCTTCTCCGTGTGGCGCATGGAAGGCGCGTGGTCCATGTCCGCCTCCCACTAG